The following nucleotide sequence is from Vibrio fluvialis.
AGTACAGGCGAACGCGGTGAACTGGGCAACCGTAAAATTCTGGTCAGCGAACGGCGTAGAACGCGTGATCGTGTCTCGCGAACTGTCGCTGGAAGAGATCGAAGAGATCCGCGAACACTGCCCGGAAACTGAACTGGAAGTGTTCGTGCACGGCGCACTGTGCATGGCGTACTCAGGTCGTTGTCTGCTGTCTGGCTATATCAACAAACGTGACCCGAACCAAGGCACGTGCACCAACGCTTGCCGTTGGGAATACAAAGTTGAGAAAGGCAAAGAAGACGACGCCGGTCAGATCGTTGAAGAGTTCGATCCGAATGCGCCACAAGCGATTGAAGTGCAGGAAGAACGTCCTGAAACCACCATCGGTCGTGGTAAGCCAATCGACGACGTGGTTCTGCTGTCTGAAAGCCATCGCCCTGAAGAAAAAATGGCCGCATTTGAAGATGAGCACGGCACTTACATCATGAACTCGAAAGACCTGCGCGCGGTTCAGCACGTTGAGCGTCTGACTAAAATGGGTGTGCACTCACTGAAAATCGAAGGTCGTACCAAATCGTTCTACTACTGTGCACGTACCGCGCAAGTTTACCGTAAAGCCATTGATGACGCCGTCGCTGGCAAACCATTTGATGAAACTCTGATGGGTACACTGGAGAGCCTGGCGCACCGCGGCTACACCGAAGGTTTCTTACGTCGCCACACACACGATGCTTACCAGAACTACGACTACGGCTACTCAGTCTCTGACGCGCAGCAGTTCGTTGGTGAATTCACTGGCAAACGTCGTGGCGACATGGTCGAAGTAGAAGTGAAGAACAAGTTCATTATTGGTGACAGCCTGGAGCTGATGACACCAAAAGGTAACGTGGTTTTCACTCTGGAAGCGATGGAAAACCGTAAAGGCGAAGCGGTTGACGATGCAAAAGGCAACGGTCACTTCGTTTACATTCCGGTTCCTCAGGATATGGATCTGGAATACGGCCTGCTGATGCGCAACCTTAATGCTGGTCAGGATACCCGTAACCCGACAGGCAAATAATTATGGCACTGCTAATCACAGGTAAATGCACCAACTGTGACATGTGCGAGCCGGAATGCCCGAACGGCGCGATCTCGATGGGTGACAGCATCTACGAGATCAATCCGGATTTGTGTACCGAGTGTAAAGGTCACTATGACAAGCCAACGTGCGAGTCGGTGTGCCCGATCACCAACTGCATCATTACCGATCCGGCACACATTGAAACGGACGAGCAGCTGTTAGAAAAGTTCGTCATTATTCAGGGACTCGCCTGATACAAAAAAACGGCCTCTACGGGCCGTTTTTTTATGTCTGCCATACCGCGTCTTTAACTGTAATCGTCGAGTTGAATCAGCGGTGCGCGCAGCGCATTGAGCAGGCACAAGAATGCCAGTGACGCCGCGAGCAGATACCCCGCCTGAAACGCATCAATGATCACCTCACGCGGAGTCTCCAATAAAGCCGTCAGCGAACTTTCCGCGCTGAATCCCGGAATTTGCGAGTAAATCAGCGTACCAAACACCGCAGTCCCCACTGACGCACCCAACGAGCGCGATAAGCCCGCCATCGAGGTAATCCGCCCCAGATTCGCTTTGCCCGCAATGGTCTGAATGGTAATTTGGGTCGACGGCATAATCGTGCCCAGCCCCAGACAACAGAAAAATCCGATAGCGCTGACGGTGTACGGGCTTAGATCCAGCATCGCCAAGCTGAAAAATGCCACCGAACTGACGGACATACCACACACTGGCACCCACTTCGGCACACCGGTACGGGAAATCACTTTACCCGTGATAAAAGATCCACAAATCACGCCTGCCGAAAGCGGAATCATCAACATCCCCGATTGTGCCACGCTGACGCCCAACCCCACCTGCAAGAAAATCGGTAGGAAAAACACCAGTGCAAACAAACAGGAAGCAAACAAAAACGTCGAGATGAGCGGAATGTGAATTTCCCGCTTTGCCAGCAGCGTCAACGGCAGAAAGGACTGTTTCACCCGTTGCTGCTGGGTGACAAACAGCGCCACCAGCACCGCAAATAACCCAAGCAGGATAAAGCTCATACTCGAATTCCAGGCAAAGTAATGACCACCAGCGGAGAGCCAATAAATAATGACGGTCATCAGGCTGGGAAAGAGAATCAACCCAAACACATCTATTCGGGCTTTGCTGGCTTTTTCCTGAGTCGATTTGAGCTTAGACAAACGATAGAGCGCAAAACCGACCAGCGGCAGGTTAATCCAGAACAGCCAGTGCCAGGTCAGATAGGTCACAATCACCCCGCCGAGCACCGGACCACCGATACTGGCGAGCGCAAACAACGAAGCGAAATAGCCCTGAAAACGCGCCCGTTGACGCGGCGGCACCAACTCACCAATCAGGGCCTGCGACAAGCTCATCAAGCCACCGCTGCCCAGCCCCTGAACGATTCGTCCGGCGACCAATAGCGGCATATTCACCGCCAAAGCGCACACGATAGAACCGAGCGCAAAAATGCTCAGCGCGATCGCCAACATTTTCTTACGCCCGTATTGATCCCCCAGCCAGCCGTACACAGGCACCGAAGCCGCCCCGGCCAGCATGTAACCAACGGCGATCCAGGAAGAGAGCTGCATGTCGCCAAGATCGCGCACCATGGCGGGAGTTGCGGTGGCGAGCAGCGTCTGGTCCACCGCAGCAAGAAACATCGGCAAAAAGACGGTGGTAAAAATAGTGAGAAAGGTTTTCTTATCAACGGGCTGAGACATAACGCATTCTATGTGGTGAAAACGTCACCATCATACACTGAACGAGAGTAACAAATGCCAGAGAAATGTAGTCCGGCAAAAAAAAGGCCACGCAACGTGGCCAAAATCAAGAAGGAGCTTAGGACTATAATATTTAGGGGTAAAGACCTTTTCCGAACAGGTTAAAGATGCGCGCCACCCCCTGAGTAAACACCATCGGCTGCGTCAGCACCGTCAGGCACAAACAATCCTGCTGATGCGCGGTTTGCGGTGAATGACGAATTGAGGCGTCACGCTGCAGGAAGTCTCCCGCATCATAATGACCATCTTCATCACTGAACGCGCCATGCAGCACCAGAGTCGATTCCATACCACGGTGAGTGTGCTGGGGAATACTGACGCCAGCGCTGATATACATCAGATTCATATGCACGTCATCATCGTTATGCAGTGGCAGACTGTACACTTTTCCGCCATAACTGCGCCATTTGGCATTGGGCGAAATCAGTCGCTTGAGCGCACGCGGCACAGGAATCTGTTTGCCGTTAACCGACACCAGCACAGGTTTGTTGCTCAGCGGTTTAGGCACAGGTTTCACCTCATGCGCGGTGATCTGGTTCAACATTTGCTGCCAATTGTGCTCGCTGTCACCAGCCTGCATATTGAGCAGTTCCGCGCCTTGTTGCTCTTCGAGCTGCTTGGCCTTGTGGCGGCAGCGAGGGCACATTTCCAAGTGAGTAGCCACAGCGAGGCCGTGGGTCGCGTCTATTGAGCCTTCGGCATAGGCTTCGATTAATTGAAGGTCAGGATGGTAGCTCATAACCGCTCCGCATCGATTGAAGTTCTAAGTTTTTCTACCGCTAAACGCAGGCGAGATTTCACCGTACCCAGAGGAATGTTGAACATTTCCGCTACCTGCTGATGAGGCAACTCCTCCAAATACACCGCCCGCACCACTTTTTGCTGCGCTTCCGGTAGCGTATCCAAAAATTTCAGCACCTGTTCTTTGAGCATTTCATGCTCCGGTGCGTAGTGTTCCACCATGTCAGGCGGACAAAAATCACTGGGCCAAATGTCATCGGCCAGCACGTGAGGTTCTTTGCCTTTCTGCTTGCGCAGCAGGTCAAAGCACAGATTACGTGCAATCGTGTATATCCAGGTCGATAACGAACTTTTGTCACCATCGAACAGGTGCGACTTTTGCCAAACCGTGGCCATCGTCTCTTGCACCAGCTCCAAAGCGACCTGCTCGTTGCCCAGATGCTTAAAAACAAACTGTTTCAAACGCGGCGAGAAATAGTGAAACACGACCGCAAACGCGTCTTTGTCATGCTGCTTCACTTTTTCCATACACACTGTCCAGTCCTGCCGGCTGAAAGTTTGTGGATTTACACTCGTCATAGGATGTCCTGTCCTTCGCAGCCCGAATTTCGGGCCCTCTGTCACCTAACGTCAACTTCTACGTCAGTACAGCAGATTCGATCACTCTGATCAGTATAGCGGTCTTGTTGCGACGGACTTAATCGTTGTAGGTCTCAATCGTCTGCGTCAGAAATGCCAACGCACGGTGACAATCCTCATGTTGCGACAGAGCATCAAACTGCTGATTCGACAGCGGCAACAGTTCCAGCCAGCGCTGCGCTACCCAACTGGCATCGTCGAAAAAACGATGCGGGTAGAGCTCGCCAATCTGAGGAAACTCTTTGTATAGATTCTGCAGATAATGACTGAGAAACATTTGTGCGTCACCAATGGATTCTGTCGGCCAACTGGGTTGCCATTCCACTTTTGCGCGGCGCAAGCCATCGTACTCCACCCGCACTTTGTGAATGGCGAAACGTTTGATGCCAACCACAGTGATGCCGAGCAATCCGTCACTTAGTGATTCAAAATCAACAATTTTTACCCATGTACCAAATTCAGAAAGTGGATTTGCATTTGGTTTGATTTTGCTATCAAACAAACACATTCCAAAACCGCTGTTCGCTTTGCTGCATTCTGCCACCATACGTTTGTATCTTGGTTCAAAAATGCGCAATTTCATCTTCCCTTCCGGCAAAACAATTGAGCTCAGCGGGAATAACATGATCTCTTCCATGCCAAATTCCTGTTTCCGAGTGTTTTTTGTGTCTACGAGATTGGCAAATTCTCCGATCACTTACTAAATATGTTGGTTAATCGATGTGCTTAAAACTTCGGTTTACCACCCACGCAAACGATCAAGATCACAATAAAAATGCAATAAAATGAAATATAAAAAAGTTCCCTAACTTTTATCAATACATGTGATCAATATCACTAAGAGTGATTATTTTTGCATCCTTTATCACTTTTAATTGAGAATTTTGTCGCTATTATTCCCGTCAATTGGAAGAGCCGAGGAATAATTGCTCTTCTGAATTAATACAAACATAGAGAGTCCCCTAATGCGTAAATCACTTTTAGCTCTTAGCCTTCTTGCGGCTACTTCAGCGCCAGTTCTGGCGGCTGACTATTCAGATGGCGATATCCACAAAAACGATTACAAGTGGATGCAATTCAACCTGATGGGTGCGTTTGACGAACTGCCAGGCGAGTCTAGCCACGACTACATGGAGATGGAGTTTGGTGGTCGCTCGGGAATTTTCGACCTGTACGGTTACGTTGACGTATTCAACCTAGCAAGCAAATCAAGCAGCGACAAAGCGACTGCAGGCAGCAAAATCTTCATGAAATTTGCTCCACGTATGTCTCTGGACGCACTGACTGGTAAAGATCTGTCTTTCGGTCCAGTACAAGAGCTGTACATTGCATCTCTGATCGAGTGGGACGGCGCAACTAACTACTCTGACTCATACGCAGTAAACAACCAAAAAATCGGTCTGGGTTCAGACGTGATGGTTCCTTGGTTGGGCAAAATTGGCGTAAACCTATACGCAACTTGGGATGGCGACGGTAAAGAGTGGAACGGTTACCACTTTGCTACTAACTGGTTCAAACCTTTCTACTTCTTTGAAAACGGTTCATTCATCTCTTACCAAGGTTACATCGATTACCAATTCGGTATGAAAGATGAGTTCGCATCTTCAAGCACTGGCGGCGCGATGTTCAACGGTATCTACTGGCACTCAGACCGCTTCGCAGTGGGTTACGGCCTGAAAGGCTACAAAGACGTTTACGGTATCAAAGACTCTGACTCTCTGAAGTCAACTGGCTTTGGTCACTACGTATCTGTAACTTACAAGTTCTAATTCTGACTTGCAGTTACGCAGAAAAGGCGCCGATGGGCGCCTTTTTTATTGCTTTCAGCAAGCTGAGCATTATCCTTAGCGCAAACCCTTAACCAAAGCATGTTCAATGAATATAGTGGTCGTTGGCCCGGGCGCGGTCGGCAGTTTGTGGGCCTACTCTCTGCAACAGGCCGGACATCGCGTATCACTGTGGGGCACTCCGGATACGTCTCACTGGGCACTTCAGCTTGATGAATCGCCCAGCATCGATTTTGCCTACAATCAACCAGACACCTTACGTCATGCCGATCTGTTGCTGATAACGGTCAAGGCCTGGCAAGTCGAATCTGCCCTACAGCCGCTGCTGCCGCTCATCGAACAAGAGACCATTTTACTGTTTATGCATAATGGGATGGGCGCACTGGATAATCTTGCTGACCGATTGCGCACGTTCCCGGCACTGCTTGCGACAACGACCCATGGTGCGCTGAAGACCTCCGCTCACACGGTGAAACACACCGGTCTTGGACATACTCAGCTAGGCACGTTTAATCCGCTCGGCGCCCAGTGCGAATTTATCGCCGAGGTGCTCAATCACGCTCTGCCTTCTGTGGCGTGGAACATGCACATCGAACAGGCATTGTGGCAAAAATTGGCGGTGAACTGCGCCATCAACCCGCTGACTGCGATTCATCACATTACCAATGGTGAACTGGCACAGCCACAGTACCGCCAGACATTAGATAGTATCGTGACAGAAGTCGTCAGCGTCATGCAGGCTGAACACATGCCTGTCGATCATGCGGCTCTCCGAGCAACGGTCGATAACGTGATACACGCGACCGCCGCCAATCGTTCTTCGATGCATCAGGATATTTTTCATCGTCGGCGAACCGAGATAGACTTTATTACGGGCTATGTGGTGCGCAAAGCACAGCAACACGGATTGGCCGTACCTGCCAATTTGGCTCTTTATCAACACATTCAATCAATCGAACAAAGTTGGACACAATCATGACAAAACGAATTCTGGTACCGATCGCTCCGGGCACCGAAGAGATGGAAGCCGTCACCATTATCGACATTCTGGTACGTGCAGGCTATCAGGTGGTTGTCGCCAGCGCTGATTTCGACGGTAAACTGACCATGACCGCCTCGCGCGGCGTGACGCTGACAGCGGAATGCAAGTTGGTCGACGTCGCTGACGACGAATTTGATGCGGTAGTGCTGGCTGGTGGTGTCGGCGGTGCGGAAAACTTTCGTGACAGCACACTGCTGGTCGAAATCATCAAACAGCAAAAATACGATGGTCGTTTGGTGGCTGCGATCTGCGCATCTCCGGCCGTCGTACTGCAACACCACGATCTGTTTCCGGGTGCACTGATGACCTGTCATCCGAATTTTCAGGATCGCATTCCGCAGGACTTATGGCGCAACCGCCGCGTGACGTTTGACGTCAACAACAACCTGCTCACCAGTCAAGGGCCAGGTACAGCGCTGGAATTTGCTGTGGAGATCATTGTGCAGTTGTCGGGCAAAGAACTGGCCCGCGAAGTGGCGCTGCCATTGGTCGCTCTGCCGCAACTGAACTACGAAAAGCTGGGTGAAGAGTAACATGTTAGACATCGCCGCCATTCGCGCGCAATTTCCCGCCCTCAATCAGACGGTAAATGAGCAGCCGCTGATCTATCTCGACAGCGCCGCGACGACGCAGAAACCTCAGGTCGTGATTGACGCGATTACCCGTTACTACAGCGCGCAAAACGCCAACGTGCACCGCGGCAGCCACAGCCTGACAGCACACGCCACCAGCCAGTTTGAAGCTGCGCGTGAGCGTGTGGCGCAATTTATCGGCGCGCCAAGTACTAAGAGCATCATCTGGACTCGCGGGGCAACCGAAGCACTCAACCTCATCGCACAAACTTACGCACGTAATACACTTAAAGCTGGCGATGAAATTCTGGTCAGCGAAACCGAGCACCACGCCAATATTGTGCCGTGGCAGATTGTCGCCGAACAGACGGGAGCCAAAGTAGTCAAGGTGCCGATGACCCGCGACGGTGAATTTGGTCTCGAAGCGTTCCATGAACTGCTGTCGGAACGCTGCAAAATCGTTGCGCTGGCCCACATCACCAATGTCACGGGCACACGCCAGCCGATTGAAACAGTGATCGCAGCCGCGCATCAAGTGGGTGCCATTGTCGTGGTCGATGGCGCTCAGGGTATTGTGCACGAAACCGTCGATGTGGCAGCTCTGGATGCCGACTTTTATGTCTTCTCCGGCCATAAGCTGTATGCGCCTGCCGGGATCGGCGTGTTGTACGGTAAGCAAGCATTATTGGAAGCGATGCCCCCGTGGCATGGTGGTGGCAAGATGGTGGAGAAAGTCTCGTTCGGCGGCACGACTTACTCCGGGCTACCGGGCAAGTTTGAAGCTGGCACACCGAACGTGGCAGGCGCGATTGCACTCAAAGCCGCCATCGACTGGTACAGCCGCTTTGAGCGTACTGAGGTTGAAGCGCATCTGCATCATCTGCAAACCCTGACCTATCAAGCACTGAGCAAAATGGAAGATATTCGAGTGCTGGGCTATCAGCCTGATGCCAGCATTCTGAGCGTGGTGATGGAGGGTGTGCACCATCAGGATCTCGCCACCTTACTCGATCAACAAGGCATTGCTGTGCGCGCAGGTCATCACTGTGCTCATCCGTTAATGGAAGCGTTTGGCGTCAAAGGCACCGTGCGGATTTCGTTTGGCATTTACAACTCTGAGCAGGAAGTCGCGCAGCTGATCAAAGCGATCGAAAAAGCGGTCGACATTCTCTAGAAAAAGAGTCGCCACGTGCTGAGACCAATAAGCCGGGCTTAGAGTGAAAAGAAGAGAACTGTCTCAACAGAATTGATTGCTAGACTAACTGAAGTATCGCCTCAAAAGGAACGAGCCAGAGATGAGCAAAAAAGTGGGATTGTGGCTACTCATCATGCTCTTTGCCCTGTTTTACTGGGTAGTTCAAGCTCAGCAACAGATATGGTGGGGAGAGAACCTCGCCGCCTATCCGCCGCTTTTTATTCTGCCGTTCGTTATTTTACTGCTGGTCGGCTTGTACCAAAAAGCTTGGCTCGCCGTGTTAGCCTGCATTTTCTTCATTGCCTATCTGGTTCTTGCCGCACCACACGATTCCGCGGTCGTGAATCGCGAGTGCCACCATCCGGTGCGCATCTTTCAATACAACATGTTGTTTTCCAATCAACATGTGGATCAACTGATTGCGTATCTATCCAAAGAGCAACCGGATCTGGTGGTATTGCAAGAGGTGACGGTTAACCATTTCGAACAATTGCAGTCGCTTGATGAGCGCTATCCCTATCGCTTTGGTGGGCAACCCAAAGTCGGTTTACCCTCCCATCAATTGATTTTTTCCCAGCAACATCTGTATGGGATGCACGCCTATTATTACGAGGGTTACCACAATTTCATTCGAGGCATTTGGCAACTGGATGAGAACCATCCCGTGTCGCTGCTGATTGCTCATCCCCCCTCGCCTCGCAACAATGAGCTATGGCAAAGAAGAAATGCGCTCATTCAGGCTTTGGAGTATCAAACGACACAAAGCCCAACCGAAGATATTCTTGTTATTGGAGATATGAACTTGTCAGGACAGAGCGCACGCTTTCATACGCTTTTTCGGCAGATGCAGACCGTTCCGATTGCAAGTTGGCCGAATCACCCAAAGTTTGCACTGCCTGCGTGGCTAAAAATTTCGATTGATCATTTGTGGCTAAATAGCGAACTCGCTATCTGCAAAAGAGAAACCGTCCAAGAACTGAACGGCTCAGATCATAGCGCGATAATGACTTACGTAGGCCGTTAACGGCTAGGCTGCGTCATGGTTTGGATCTGCTCGACGATGGCGCGCAGACCGTTGCCGCGTGATGGGCTCAAATGGGCAATCAAACCCAGTTGGTCAAAATAGTCATTGATGTCGAAAGCCTGAATCTCAGCGGCCGTTTTTCCGTCAAACGCCGCCAGCACAATCGCAATCAAGCCGCGCACGATACGCGCGTCAGAATCGGCGCAGAAATGCCATACGCCATCTTGCGGCTCACCCACCAGCCACACCAGACTCTCGCAGCCCGATACCGTCACCTGTTCGCTTTTCAGTTCTTCAGGCATCTGAGGGAGTTTTTTCCCCCACTGAACCACCTGACGATAGCGATCTTCCCAGCCGTGCAGGGATTGCATCGTCGTGACGATCTGTTCACTGGTGATTTCACGACCAAACGGAGATGTGGGATAGCGAGACATAACAACCCTGCCTATTTATTTTCTGTGTTTCTGAATCAGTTTTTCGACGATGCGTGAGACCGCAACAAAACCAAAGGTTGCCGTGACGACAGTGGCTGCGCCAAAGCCGCTGGCACAATCCATGCGCTTCGGACCTTCCGCCGTCGATTTCACCGCGCACACACTGCCATCCGCTTGCGGGTACTTGAGCTGCTCGGTTGAAAAAACGCAGTCGATACCAAACTTACGCGCCGGATTGGTCGGGAAATTGTGGAAACGGCGCAAGCGATCTTTGATTTTCTTCGCCAGCGGATCCTGAATGGTTTTGGTTAGATCAGCGACCATGATTTGAGTAGGATCGGTCTGACCGCCCGCACCACCAGTGGTGATCACTTTGATTTTATTGCTGCGGCAGTACGCCAGCAGCGACGCTTTGGCTTTCACGCTGTCAATGGCATCAAGCACGTAATCGAACTCTTTGCTCAGGTATTCATGCTGATTGTCCGGAGTGATGAAATCGTCAATCAAATTAACTTTGCATTCCGGGTTGATCAGTTTCACCCGTTCTGCCATCACTTCAATCTTGCTCTTGCCGACGTTGCCGCTCAGCGCATGGATCTGACGGTTAATGTTGGTCACACACACGTCGTCCATATCAATCAGCGTCAGTTCGCCAATGCCAGTACGCGCCAGTGCTTCCACCGCCCAGGAACCGACACCGCCGATGCCGATGACACACACATGCGCCGCTCGCAGAATATCGACTTCAGAGTGGCCGTATAAACGGCGGGTACCACCAAAACGCTGGTTGTAACTGTCTGAGGCTGGAGTATCGAGTTCACGCATGTTCATCATCCAAAATCGGGATCGTTAATCCGCAATGATAAGGTTCACAAAAAGAAAGAGTGCGATTTATACGCACTCTTTTCGAAAAAGTCTAGCTGACCGCGGGCTATTGTAACTTCTCTGGCGGCAGAGCCCAAGGTGCTTGTGTCGGTGAGTTTTCTAGCCCCAGTTTCCACACGCGGCCGAAGTGCTTGTAGTGACCGGCTTCAG
It contains:
- a CDS encoding endonuclease/exonuclease/phosphatase family protein — its product is MSKKVGLWLLIMLFALFYWVVQAQQQIWWGENLAAYPPLFILPFVILLLVGLYQKAWLAVLACIFFIAYLVLAAPHDSAVVNRECHHPVRIFQYNMLFSNQHVDQLIAYLSKEQPDLVVLQEVTVNHFEQLQSLDERYPYRFGGQPKVGLPSHQLIFSQQHLYGMHAYYYEGYHNFIRGIWQLDENHPVSLLIAHPPSPRNNELWQRRNALIQALEYQTTQSPTEDILVIGDMNLSGQSARFHTLFRQMQTVPIASWPNHPKFALPAWLKISIDHLWLNSELAICKRETVQELNGSDHSAIMTYVGR
- a CDS encoding MDR family MFS transporter; protein product: MSQPVDKKTFLTIFTTVFLPMFLAAVDQTLLATATPAMVRDLGDMQLSSWIAVGYMLAGAASVPVYGWLGDQYGRKKMLAIALSIFALGSIVCALAVNMPLLVAGRIVQGLGSGGLMSLSQALIGELVPPRQRARFQGYFASLFALASIGGPVLGGVIVTYLTWHWLFWINLPLVGFALYRLSKLKSTQEKASKARIDVFGLILFPSLMTVIIYWLSAGGHYFAWNSSMSFILLGLFAVLVALFVTQQQRVKQSFLPLTLLAKREIHIPLISTFLFASCLFALVFFLPIFLQVGLGVSVAQSGMLMIPLSAGVICGSFITGKVISRTGVPKWVPVCGMSVSSVAFFSLAMLDLSPYTVSAIGFFCCLGLGTIMPSTQITIQTIAGKANLGRITSMAGLSRSLGASVGTAVFGTLIYSQIPGFSAESSLTALLETPREVIIDAFQAGYLLAASLAFLCLLNALRAPLIQLDDYS
- the tcdA gene encoding tRNA cyclic N6-threonylcarbamoyladenosine(37) synthase TcdA produces the protein MRELDTPASDSYNQRFGGTRRLYGHSEVDILRAAHVCVIGIGGVGSWAVEALARTGIGELTLIDMDDVCVTNINRQIHALSGNVGKSKIEVMAERVKLINPECKVNLIDDFITPDNQHEYLSKEFDYVLDAIDSVKAKASLLAYCRSNKIKVITTGGAGGQTDPTQIMVADLTKTIQDPLAKKIKDRLRRFHNFPTNPARKFGIDCVFSTEQLKYPQADGSVCAVKSTAEGPKRMDCASGFGAATVVTATFGFVAVSRIVEKLIQKHRK
- the panE gene encoding 2-dehydropantoate 2-reductase, which codes for MNIVVVGPGAVGSLWAYSLQQAGHRVSLWGTPDTSHWALQLDESPSIDFAYNQPDTLRHADLLLITVKAWQVESALQPLLPLIEQETILLFMHNGMGALDNLADRLRTFPALLATTTHGALKTSAHTVKHTGLGHTQLGTFNPLGAQCEFIAEVLNHALPSVAWNMHIEQALWQKLAVNCAINPLTAIHHITNGELAQPQYRQTLDSIVTEVVSVMQAEHMPVDHAALRATVDNVIHATAANRSSMHQDIFHRRRTEIDFITGYVVRKAQQHGLAVPANLALYQHIQSIEQSWTQS
- the trhP gene encoding prephenate-dependent tRNA uridine(34) hydroxylase TrhP, which produces MSTEKTFVPELLSPAGSLKNMRYAFAYGADAVYAGQPRYSLRVRNNEFNHENLQIGINEAHALGKKFYVVCNIQPHNSKLKTFIRDLKPVVDMGPDALIMSDPGLIMMVREAFPDMAIHLSVQANAVNWATVKFWSANGVERVIVSRELSLEEIEEIREHCPETELEVFVHGALCMAYSGRCLLSGYINKRDPNQGTCTNACRWEYKVEKGKEDDAGQIVEEFDPNAPQAIEVQEERPETTIGRGKPIDDVVLLSESHRPEEKMAAFEDEHGTYIMNSKDLRAVQHVERLTKMGVHSLKIEGRTKSFYYCARTAQVYRKAIDDAVAGKPFDETLMGTLESLAHRGYTEGFLRRHTHDAYQNYDYGYSVSDAQQFVGEFTGKRRGDMVEVEVKNKFIIGDSLELMTPKGNVVFTLEAMENRKGEAVDDAKGNGHFVYIPVPQDMDLEYGLLMRNLNAGQDTRNPTGK
- a CDS encoding RNA polymerase sigma factor, producing MTSVNPQTFSRQDWTVCMEKVKQHDKDAFAVVFHYFSPRLKQFVFKHLGNEQVALELVQETMATVWQKSHLFDGDKSSLSTWIYTIARNLCFDLLRKQKGKEPHVLADDIWPSDFCPPDMVEHYAPEHEMLKEQVLKFLDTLPEAQQKVVRAVYLEELPHQQVAEMFNIPLGTVKSRLRLAVEKLRTSIDAERL
- the csdA gene encoding cysteine desulfurase CsdA codes for the protein MLDIAAIRAQFPALNQTVNEQPLIYLDSAATTQKPQVVIDAITRYYSAQNANVHRGSHSLTAHATSQFEAARERVAQFIGAPSTKSIIWTRGATEALNLIAQTYARNTLKAGDEILVSETEHHANIVPWQIVAEQTGAKVVKVPMTRDGEFGLEAFHELLSERCKIVALAHITNVTGTRQPIETVIAAAHQVGAIVVVDGAQGIVHETVDVAALDADFYVFSGHKLYAPAGIGVLYGKQALLEAMPPWHGGGKMVEKVSFGGTTYSGLPGKFEAGTPNVAGAIALKAAIDWYSRFERTEVEAHLHHLQTLTYQALSKMEDIRVLGYQPDASILSVVMEGVHHQDLATLLDQQGIAVRAGHHCAHPLMEAFGVKGTVRISFGIYNSEQEVAQLIKAIEKAVDIL
- a CDS encoding ChrR family anti-sigma-E factor, whose product is MSYHPDLQLIEAYAEGSIDATHGLAVATHLEMCPRCRHKAKQLEEQQGAELLNMQAGDSEHNWQQMLNQITAHEVKPVPKPLSNKPVLVSVNGKQIPVPRALKRLISPNAKWRSYGGKVYSLPLHNDDDVHMNLMYISAGVSIPQHTHRGMESTLVLHGAFSDEDGHYDAGDFLQRDASIRHSPQTAHQQDCLCLTVLTQPMVFTQGVARIFNLFGKGLYP
- the csdE gene encoding cysteine desulfurase sulfur acceptor subunit CsdE translates to MSRYPTSPFGREITSEQIVTTMQSLHGWEDRYRQVVQWGKKLPQMPEELKSEQVTVSGCESLVWLVGEPQDGVWHFCADSDARIVRGLIAIVLAAFDGKTAAEIQAFDINDYFDQLGLIAHLSPSRGNGLRAIVEQIQTMTQPSR
- a CDS encoding DJ-1 family glyoxalase III, encoding MTKRILVPIAPGTEEMEAVTIIDILVRAGYQVVVASADFDGKLTMTASRGVTLTAECKLVDVADDEFDAVVLAGGVGGAENFRDSTLLVEIIKQQKYDGRLVAAICASPAVVLQHHDLFPGALMTCHPNFQDRIPQDLWRNRRVTFDVNNNLLTSQGPGTALEFAVEIIVQLSGKELAREVALPLVALPQLNYEKLGEE
- a CDS encoding YfhL family 4Fe-4S dicluster ferredoxin codes for the protein MALLITGKCTNCDMCEPECPNGAISMGDSIYEINPDLCTECKGHYDKPTCESVCPITNCIITDPAHIETDEQLLEKFVIIQGLA
- a CDS encoding nucleoside-specific channel-forming Tsx family protein → MRKSLLALSLLAATSAPVLAADYSDGDIHKNDYKWMQFNLMGAFDELPGESSHDYMEMEFGGRSGIFDLYGYVDVFNLASKSSSDKATAGSKIFMKFAPRMSLDALTGKDLSFGPVQELYIASLIEWDGATNYSDSYAVNNQKIGLGSDVMVPWLGKIGVNLYATWDGDGKEWNGYHFATNWFKPFYFFENGSFISYQGYIDYQFGMKDEFASSSTGGAMFNGIYWHSDRFAVGYGLKGYKDVYGIKDSDSLKSTGFGHYVSVTYKF
- a CDS encoding LON peptidase substrate-binding domain-containing protein: MEEIMLFPLSSIVLPEGKMKLRIFEPRYKRMVAECSKANSGFGMCLFDSKIKPNANPLSEFGTWVKIVDFESLSDGLLGITVVGIKRFAIHKVRVEYDGLRRAKVEWQPSWPTESIGDAQMFLSHYLQNLYKEFPQIGELYPHRFFDDASWVAQRWLELLPLSNQQFDALSQHEDCHRALAFLTQTIETYND